The Ciceribacter thiooxidans genome window below encodes:
- a CDS encoding GNAT family N-acetyltransferase, translated as MRTLQTQLERFGEQHLEGALRLSRQAGWPHRLEDWRLALSLSDGVAAIDGDGQVVGTVFATAFKTDAATINMVIVDEAMRGQGLGRKLMDAAFRLAGNLPLRLVATTEGLPLYEKLGFRQTGTILQHQGIAGEMPAPAGVEPASSADLTAIIALDRAACGADREQLIVYLATIGEFAVLRRNGQVEAFAALRSFGRGEVIGPVVASTLQDAKTLVSHFIVKRPGRFLRVDTGAEAGLAEWLAAQGLAHVGGGITMARPVEDRAKSAVITFALANQALG; from the coding sequence ATGCGAACATTGCAGACACAGTTGGAGCGCTTCGGAGAGCAGCACCTCGAGGGCGCCTTGCGCCTCTCCCGACAGGCCGGATGGCCACACCGCCTCGAAGACTGGCGACTGGCGCTTTCACTGAGCGACGGCGTCGCCGCCATCGACGGCGATGGACAGGTCGTCGGCACGGTGTTCGCCACCGCATTCAAGACCGATGCCGCCACCATCAACATGGTGATTGTCGACGAGGCGATGCGTGGCCAGGGTCTCGGGCGCAAGCTCATGGATGCGGCATTCCGGCTCGCCGGCAACCTTCCGCTGCGACTCGTCGCGACGACGGAAGGATTGCCACTCTATGAAAAGCTCGGCTTCCGCCAGACCGGAACCATTCTGCAGCACCAGGGCATCGCCGGCGAGATGCCGGCGCCTGCGGGCGTCGAACCCGCCTCCTCGGCGGACCTGACGGCGATCATTGCCCTTGATCGTGCCGCCTGTGGAGCCGACCGGGAACAACTGATCGTCTATCTCGCCACGATTGGCGAGTTTGCGGTCCTTCGTCGCAACGGGCAGGTCGAAGCGTTCGCCGCATTGCGGTCCTTCGGTCGAGGCGAAGTGATCGGCCCCGTCGTCGCGTCGACGCTTCAGGATGCAAAGACCCTCGTCTCACATTTCATAGTGAAACGGCCGGGCCGCTTCCTGCGGGTCGACACCGGCGCCGAAGCCGGGCTCGCCGAATGGCTTGCCGCGCAGGGTCTCGCCCATGTCGGCGGCGGCATCACCATGGCCCGCCCCGTCGAGGACCGTGCCAAGTCTGCGGTCATCACCTTTGCCCTCGCCAACCAGGCCCTCGGCTGA
- a CDS encoding autotransporter domain-containing protein: MLSGATLGGSGTVGTTTLGAGATIAPGNSVGTINVVGDVVFDAASSYEVEVDPASTDSDLIHATGTAYLNGATVAHVGMTGSYRPFSTYVILTADGGIDGTFGDVVSNYAFLTPELGYDANNVYLELTRNDIDFVDKARTRNQKATAAGVEGLGLGSEIYGAVAILPDDEELIGQAFDALSGEIHASAKTALIEESHFVRDSVSERLQAAFSGVPSSSMQTMAYGPVGLHSAPADADGLLAWGHAFGAWGSSDGDGNAAALDRSIGGFLAGIDGAFSPDVRVGLLTGYSHTYFASNDRSSSGSSDDYHIGAYGGGRWDAFRFTGGLAYTWHDIGTDRSVAFNGFSDRLSAAYDAHTFQAFGEAGYRIDTANGFFEPFAGLAHVNLRTGAFSEDGGAAALAAGAQSTATTFTTIGLRVASDLGAPDLRAHGTLGWRHAFGDTVPQSTQAFAGGDAFTVAGTPIAEDAAVIEAGLDFDIATGARLGLSYNGQIAADAREHGFKARIDVRF, translated from the coding sequence GTGCTCTCCGGCGCGACGCTCGGCGGGTCGGGCACGGTCGGCACGACGACACTCGGCGCCGGCGCGACGATCGCGCCGGGCAACTCGGTTGGAACCATCAATGTCGTCGGCGACGTGGTCTTCGACGCCGCATCCAGCTATGAAGTGGAAGTCGATCCGGCAAGCACTGACAGCGACCTCATTCACGCGACAGGAACCGCCTATCTGAATGGTGCCACCGTCGCCCATGTCGGCATGACCGGGAGCTACCGGCCGTTCTCCACCTATGTCATCCTGACCGCCGACGGCGGTATCGACGGCACGTTCGGCGATGTCGTCTCGAACTATGCTTTTCTCACGCCGGAGCTCGGCTATGACGCCAACAACGTCTATCTCGAACTGACGCGCAACGACATAGACTTTGTCGACAAGGCGAGGACCAGGAACCAGAAGGCGACCGCTGCGGGCGTCGAGGGACTCGGCCTCGGTTCCGAAATCTACGGTGCGGTCGCGATCCTGCCTGACGACGAGGAACTGATCGGCCAGGCGTTCGACGCGCTTTCCGGCGAGATTCATGCCTCGGCCAAGACGGCACTGATTGAGGAGAGCCATTTCGTGCGCGATTCCGTCAGTGAACGCCTGCAGGCTGCATTCTCCGGCGTTCCCTCATCCTCCATGCAGACCATGGCGTACGGGCCTGTCGGGTTGCACTCTGCGCCGGCCGATGCCGACGGACTGCTTGCGTGGGGCCACGCCTTCGGCGCCTGGGGCTCTTCGGACGGCGACGGCAATGCTGCTGCACTTGATCGCTCGATCGGAGGATTTCTCGCCGGCATTGACGGTGCGTTTTCTCCCGACGTCCGGGTCGGCCTGCTGACAGGTTACAGCCACACCTATTTCGCGTCGAACGACAGGTCATCTTCCGGTTCGAGCGACGATTATCACATCGGAGCCTACGGCGGCGGCCGTTGGGATGCTTTCCGGTTTACAGGTGGATTGGCCTATACTTGGCACGACATCGGAACCGATCGCTCCGTCGCCTTCAACGGCTTCTCCGATCGCCTGTCCGCCGCCTATGATGCCCACACCTTCCAGGCCTTCGGTGAAGCGGGATACCGGATCGACACTGCCAACGGCTTCTTCGAGCCCTTCGCCGGCCTTGCACATGTCAATCTCCGCACAGGCGCCTTCAGCGAAGATGGCGGCGCGGCGGCGCTGGCGGCAGGTGCCCAGTCGACCGCAACGACCTTCACCACGATCGGACTGCGCGTCGCGTCGGACCTGGGTGCGCCGGATCTGCGAGCCCACGGCACGCTCGGCTGGCGACATGCCTTCGGCGACACGGTGCCTCAGTCGACGCAGGCCTTTGCCGGTGGTGATGCATTCACAGTTGCGGGTACGCCGATTGCCGAGGACGCCGCCGTTATCGAGGCAGGTCTCGATTTCGATATCGCCACGGGCGCCAGGCTCGGACTTTCCTACAACGGCCAGATCGCAGCCGACGCTCGGGAACACGGATTCAAGGCGAGGATCGACGTGCGGTTCTGA
- a CDS encoding haloacid dehalogenase type II, with product MTTFRPKYITFDCYGTLTNFQMAEAARDLYGDRLDEPKMLEFIRNFAAYRLDEILGDWKPYAEVVHNALERSCKRNHVSFKDEDARMVYERVPTWGPHADVPAGLAKVAKEIPLVILSNAMNAQIMSNVGKLGAPFHAVYTAEQAQAYKPRFKAFEYMLDMLGCGPEDILHCSSSFRYDLMSAHDLGIKNKVWVNRGHEPANPFYGYVEISDISGLPGVVGL from the coding sequence ATGACGACCTTCCGCCCGAAATACATCACCTTCGACTGCTACGGCACGCTCACCAATTTCCAGATGGCGGAAGCCGCGCGCGATCTTTACGGCGATCGGCTCGACGAGCCGAAGATGCTGGAGTTCATCAGGAACTTCGCCGCCTACCGGCTCGACGAAATCCTCGGCGACTGGAAGCCCTACGCCGAAGTCGTGCACAATGCACTCGAGCGCAGCTGCAAGCGCAACCATGTTTCCTTCAAGGACGAGGATGCGCGCATGGTCTACGAGCGGGTTCCGACCTGGGGACCGCATGCCGACGTGCCGGCAGGGCTTGCGAAAGTGGCGAAGGAAATTCCGCTCGTCATCCTGTCCAACGCCATGAACGCGCAGATCATGTCCAACGTCGGGAAGCTCGGCGCCCCCTTCCACGCCGTCTATACCGCCGAACAGGCGCAGGCCTACAAGCCGCGCTTCAAGGCCTTCGAATACATGCTCGACATGCTGGGCTGCGGTCCGGAAGACATTCTTCACTGCTCCTCGTCCTTCCGCTACGATCTCATGTCCGCCCACGACCTCGGCATCAAGAACAAGGTGTGGGTCAATCGTGGACACGAGCCGGCAAATCCCTTTTACGGTTACGTGGAAATCTCCGACATTTCCGGACTTCCTGGCGTGGTCGGGCTCTAG
- a CDS encoding HAD-IA family hydrolase, producing MSKQLPDFTYMTFDVVGTLIDFEAGLKDCLAGIAMEAGVTIDGEEALALYRQARYSDGADLFPDDLVRVYLAIAPTLGLPAERRYGERLRDSARSWKAFPDSAEALARLARDYRLVAMTNARRWAFDHFAVELGNPFHAAFTADDTGTEKPDPAFFEQVFGFVASEGASKADILHVAQSQYHDIGISRKLGITNCWIERRHAQKGYGGTVEPAEFTTPDYHFTSMADLAEAVATARK from the coding sequence TTGAGCAAGCAACTGCCTGATTTCACGTACATGACCTTCGACGTGGTCGGCACCCTCATCGACTTCGAGGCGGGTCTCAAGGATTGCCTGGCCGGGATCGCCATGGAAGCCGGCGTGACCATCGATGGCGAGGAAGCCTTGGCACTCTACAGGCAAGCCCGCTACTCGGACGGCGCCGATCTCTTTCCCGACGATCTGGTCCGAGTCTATCTCGCGATCGCGCCGACGCTCGGGCTTCCGGCCGAGCGTCGCTACGGCGAGCGACTGCGTGATTCCGCCAGAAGCTGGAAAGCGTTTCCCGACAGCGCCGAGGCGCTTGCCCGCCTTGCGCGTGACTATCGGCTGGTCGCGATGACGAATGCGCGGCGCTGGGCTTTCGACCATTTTGCGGTCGAACTCGGCAATCCCTTCCATGCCGCCTTCACCGCCGACGACACGGGGACCGAGAAACCGGATCCGGCCTTCTTCGAACAGGTGTTCGGTTTCGTCGCTTCGGAAGGTGCCTCGAAGGCGGACATCCTGCATGTCGCCCAGAGCCAGTACCACGACATCGGGATTTCCCGGAAGCTCGGCATAACCAATTGCTGGATCGAACGGCGCCACGCCCAGAAGGGCTACGGCGGCACCGTCGAGCCGGCCGAATTCACCACGCCCGACTATCACTTCACGTCCATGGCCGACCTCGCGGAGGCCGTGGCAACCGCCCGAAAATGA
- a CDS encoding aspartate aminotransferase family protein has protein sequence MYSNSLIELDRAHLIHPVASYRGHEQQGVRVLASARGATVTDASGRQLVDGFAGLWCVNAGYGHDSIVEAAARQMRELPYATAYFGLGSEPAIRLASELAERAPGDLDHVYFTLGGSDAVDSTIRFVRYYWTARGEPRRDQFISIEMGYHGSSTVGAGLTALPAFHAGFGIPFDWQHKIPSPYPYRNPVGEDPQAVIAASLAALRAKVEEIGPERVAAFYAEPIQGSGGVIVPPRGWLKAMGDLCRELGILFIADEVITGFGRTGPLFACSDEGVVPDFITTAKGLTSGYVPMGAVFMADHVYQAIADGAGASAVGHGYTYSAHPVSAAVGLEVLKLYENGLLENGRKAGARLMAGLEALKDHPLVGEVRGRGMLAAVELVVDKKNKTPLPAEAQAARRIFDRAWENGLVIRAFANGVLGYAPPLCCTDTDIDAILERTAVTLDQTLEDPDVRRVLKG, from the coding sequence ATGTACAGCAATTCCCTCATCGAACTCGATCGCGCTCACCTCATCCATCCGGTCGCCTCCTATCGCGGCCACGAGCAACAGGGTGTGCGCGTGCTCGCCTCTGCCAGGGGTGCGACGGTGACCGATGCGAGCGGCCGGCAACTGGTCGATGGCTTCGCCGGACTCTGGTGCGTCAATGCCGGGTATGGGCACGACAGCATCGTCGAGGCGGCTGCCCGCCAGATGCGCGAACTTCCCTACGCGACCGCCTATTTCGGGTTGGGCTCCGAGCCGGCGATCCGTCTCGCCTCCGAACTGGCCGAGCGCGCGCCGGGCGATCTCGACCATGTCTATTTCACCCTCGGCGGATCGGATGCCGTCGACAGTACGATCCGCTTCGTCCGCTATTACTGGACCGCGCGCGGCGAACCCCGGCGCGACCAGTTCATCTCGATCGAGATGGGTTATCACGGCTCCTCCACCGTCGGCGCCGGGCTCACGGCGCTGCCGGCGTTCCATGCCGGCTTCGGCATTCCCTTCGACTGGCAGCACAAAATTCCATCCCCTTATCCTTACCGGAACCCCGTCGGCGAGGATCCGCAAGCCGTCATCGCCGCTTCCCTTGCGGCGTTGCGGGCGAAGGTCGAGGAGATCGGACCGGAACGGGTCGCCGCCTTCTATGCCGAGCCGATCCAGGGCTCCGGCGGCGTCATCGTGCCGCCCCGCGGCTGGCTGAAGGCGATGGGCGATCTCTGCCGGGAACTCGGAATCCTCTTCATCGCCGACGAGGTGATCACAGGCTTCGGCCGGACGGGGCCTCTTTTCGCCTGCAGCGACGAAGGCGTCGTTCCCGACTTCATCACCACCGCCAAGGGTCTCACCTCCGGTTACGTCCCGATGGGTGCCGTGTTCATGGCGGACCATGTCTACCAGGCGATCGCCGACGGCGCCGGCGCCTCGGCAGTCGGCCACGGCTATACCTATTCGGCCCATCCGGTCAGCGCCGCCGTCGGCCTGGAAGTGTTGAAACTCTACGAGAACGGCCTCCTCGAAAACGGCAGAAAGGCCGGTGCCCGGCTGATGGCCGGCCTCGAGGCTCTGAAGGACCACCCTCTGGTCGGCGAGGTTCGGGGTCGCGGCATGCTCGCCGCGGTCGAGCTGGTCGTCGACAAGAAGAACAAGACACCGCTGCCCGCCGAAGCGCAGGCGGCGCGGCGTATATTCGACCGTGCGTGGGAGAACGGACTCGTCATCCGCGCCTTCGCAAACGGCGTCCTCGGCTATGCCCCGCCGCTCTGCTGCACCGATACGGACATCGACGCGATCCTCGAACGCACGGCCGTGACGCTGGACCAGACACTCGAGGATCCGGATGTGCGCCGCGTCCTGAAGGGCTGA
- a CDS encoding beta strand repeat-containing protein: MLAGSDAAWAACAPGATAACSAPGGAGYTDRSGDGGAGNGDGGGASVLVGPDTVVFPGSPGTNGAGGAGASGDNAGGAGGSAGFSNGSGTISIVGDLSGSNGGTGPDGFNFASGGGGGGTGVYFGGTSLSLSSGVTVAGGNGGAGGDGTSGPSANGGGGGGGGSGIAIYGAGTQFTNSGGSVVGGNGGAGGGGGFAGGGGGGGDGLLMLGVGTIVTNIGTITGGIGGAGAVGLSSTSSAGASGAGVNMAGSGGILLNAGTITGGAGTGDGAAGVGVTTYDGNIITNAGTIAGGLNSDGVTRAAAIRFGGSNNVLDLLTGSAFLGDLELTSGASATIAAQNTGLTLGNDVSLASGSSVTFSAGVAALSVSGVISGSGDLTKTGAGVLTLNGVNTYTGLTTVSDGKLVIGDASHPGATIAGAVTVLNGATLGGSGTVGTTTMATGGVIAPGNSVGTLTVSGDLSLSSGSILDYELGSPGTSAASPGTSDRIDVTGDLTLDGTLDLSQSGNAADGTAGFGYYRLITYGGTLTDDGMVIGTTPVLSDPADYAIQAGGGNVDLFIAASGDDTLQHWQGGNGTWNATDDKWLSTGGVIPVAWAGNTAVFKNEPGGFSGGTITVTGTQSFKGLQFVDGGYRLEGAGELLVDGSARADGNAEIRVLANETAEIATEISGTGGISKTEGGVLVLAGSNTYQGSTRLLGGTISVSADGNLGDAAGALAFDGGTLKVTGTSYNGTARTLSWGAGGGGLEIVDQNNTFTLSQDIVGGGALVKNGTGTLILTGTNSYGGTLVAAGTLRGDAASLAGDIGNAGTVIFDQSADASFAGDISGYGGTSGTMVKQGAGTLTLAGTSSLDWTIDDGGLTTAAERFTGDAVIAAGGNLTFSQQADAQYGGTLSGSGSVVKSGDGALLYTGDGSGFTGTTTVAGGLLSVGLTGERPSSAGP, from the coding sequence TTGCTGGCAGGCTCCGACGCCGCCTGGGCCGCGTGCGCGCCCGGTGCCACGGCCGCTTGCAGTGCCCCCGGCGGTGCTGGTTACACTGATCGCAGCGGTGACGGGGGTGCCGGCAACGGCGATGGCGGCGGGGCAAGCGTCCTGGTCGGCCCCGACACGGTGGTCTTCCCGGGCAGTCCCGGCACGAACGGTGCCGGGGGAGCGGGAGCTTCTGGCGACAACGCGGGCGGCGCCGGTGGTTCTGCGGGTTTCTCGAACGGTTCCGGGACGATCTCGATCGTCGGGGACTTGAGTGGATCAAATGGCGGGACCGGGCCCGACGGCTTCAATTTTGCGTCGGGTGGCGGCGGCGGCGGCACCGGCGTCTACTTCGGCGGCACCAGCCTCTCCCTGAGTTCGGGCGTTACCGTGGCCGGCGGGAACGGCGGCGCAGGGGGTGACGGAACGTCTGGCCCCTCCGCCAACGGCGGCGGGGGTGGTGGTGGCGGCTCCGGCATAGCGATCTACGGCGCCGGGACTCAATTCACTAATAGTGGGGGCAGCGTCGTCGGCGGCAACGGCGGTGCGGGCGGTGGCGGCGGTTTTGCCGGCGGCGGCGGCGGCGGCGGGGACGGCCTGCTGATGCTCGGGGTCGGGACGATCGTCACCAACATCGGGACGATCACGGGCGGCATCGGCGGAGCGGGCGCAGTCGGACTCAGTTCGACGAGTTCTGCCGGCGCGAGCGGCGCTGGGGTCAATATGGCCGGCTCCGGCGGTATCCTGCTCAACGCCGGTACGATCACCGGCGGTGCCGGTACCGGCGATGGGGCGGCCGGGGTCGGCGTTACCACTTACGACGGAAATATCATCACCAATGCCGGAACCATTGCCGGCGGGCTTAATAGTGATGGGGTCACACGTGCTGCCGCCATCCGCTTCGGTGGTAGCAATAATGTGCTGGATCTCCTGACCGGTTCGGCCTTTCTGGGCGATCTCGAGCTGACCTCGGGTGCTTCTGCCACGATCGCTGCACAGAATACGGGCCTGACACTCGGCAACGATGTGAGTCTCGCAAGCGGGTCCTCGGTGACGTTCAGTGCCGGCGTGGCGGCCCTGTCCGTATCGGGCGTCATCTCCGGCAGCGGCGATCTCACCAAGACCGGGGCGGGCGTGTTGACCCTGAACGGCGTAAATACATATACCGGCCTGACGACCGTCAGCGACGGCAAGCTCGTGATTGGTGATGCTAGCCATCCCGGAGCGACCATCGCAGGCGCCGTGACAGTCCTCAATGGCGCGACCCTCGGCGGGTCGGGAACGGTCGGAACCACGACGATGGCCACCGGAGGTGTCATTGCGCCGGGCAATTCCGTTGGCACGCTGACGGTGAGCGGCGATCTCTCCCTCTCGTCGGGATCGATCCTCGATTATGAACTCGGCAGCCCCGGAACATCTGCGGCAAGCCCGGGAACGAGCGATCGCATCGACGTGACCGGCGACCTGACGCTGGACGGCACGCTTGACCTTTCCCAGAGTGGCAATGCCGCAGACGGGACGGCCGGCTTCGGGTACTACCGCCTGATCACCTATGGCGGGACACTGACCGACGACGGGATGGTCATCGGCACGACGCCAGTCTTGTCCGATCCGGCGGACTACGCGATCCAGGCGGGCGGCGGCAATGTCGACCTGTTCATCGCTGCATCCGGCGACGACACCCTGCAGCACTGGCAGGGTGGCAACGGTACATGGAACGCGACCGATGACAAATGGCTCAGCACCGGCGGCGTGATCCCCGTCGCCTGGGCGGGAAATACGGCGGTGTTCAAGAACGAGCCCGGCGGCTTCAGCGGCGGCACGATCACCGTGACCGGCACGCAGAGCTTCAAGGGGTTGCAGTTCGTCGACGGCGGCTACCGCCTGGAAGGCGCCGGAGAACTCCTGGTGGACGGGTCGGCGCGCGCGGACGGCAACGCGGAAATCCGCGTGCTCGCGAATGAGACGGCGGAAATCGCCACCGAGATCTCCGGCACCGGCGGCATCTCGAAGACCGAAGGCGGCGTCCTGGTGCTCGCGGGGTCCAACACCTATCAGGGCAGTACGCGGCTGCTCGGCGGCACGATTTCCGTCTCGGCGGATGGGAACCTCGGCGATGCCGCGGGTGCCCTGGCCTTCGACGGCGGCACTCTCAAGGTGACCGGCACAAGCTATAACGGGACGGCACGGACCCTTTCCTGGGGAGCGGGCGGCGGCGGACTGGAGATTGTCGACCAGAACAACACCTTCACTCTTTCGCAGGACATCGTAGGCGGTGGTGCACTCGTCAAGAACGGTACCGGCACGCTCATCCTGACCGGCACGAACTCCTACGGTGGGACACTCGTTGCCGCCGGAACCCTCCGCGGCGACGCGGCGTCGCTTGCCGGCGATATCGGGAATGCGGGGACGGTCATCTTCGACCAGAGCGCCGACGCGAGCTTCGCCGGTGATATCTCGGGCTATGGTGGCACGAGCGGGACGATGGTGAAGCAGGGTGCCGGAACGCTGACGCTCGCGGGGACTTCATCCCTCGACTGGACGATCGACGACGGTGGGCTGACGACTGCGGCCGAGCGCTTCACCGGCGATGCGGTGATTGCGGCCGGCGGCAACCTCACTTTCTCCCAGCAGGCGGACGCCCAATATGGCGGCACGCTCTCCGGTTCGGGCAGCGTGGTCAAGAGCGGGGACGGGGCGCTGCTCTATACCGGGGACGGGTCGGGCTTCACCGGCACCACCACCGTTGCCGGCGGGCTCCTGAGCGTCGGTCTGACGGGGGAACGACCGTCCTCGGCGGGGCCATAG
- a CDS encoding ABC transporter permease produces the protein MSPYVLNLVGARLLIAALTLLIVSFAVFFATAMLPGDTATILLGQAATPEAVAGLRTAMHLDEPAFVRFMRWLVGLATGDLGTSYVNNIAVAELIGGRFVNTMRLAGVTTLIAVPLALTLGITAAMYRGSLYDRIVTVGTIGVISVPEFMIATAAVLIFSVYLKWLPALSIASDVTSIGQMLKIYAMPVITLTFVVSAQMIRMTRAAVIETIDTPYVEAALLKGASRPRMVLRHALPNAVGPIVNAIALSLSYLVGGVIIVETIFNYPGVAKLMVDGVETRDLPLIQSCAMIFCFGYLLLITLADIIAILANPRLR, from the coding sequence ATGAGCCCATATGTACTCAATCTCGTCGGAGCGCGCCTTCTGATCGCGGCACTGACACTGCTGATCGTCTCCTTCGCGGTCTTTTTCGCCACGGCGATGCTTCCCGGCGACACCGCGACGATCCTGCTCGGCCAGGCTGCGACACCGGAAGCGGTGGCGGGCTTGCGGACCGCCATGCATCTCGACGAGCCGGCGTTCGTCCGCTTCATGCGCTGGCTGGTGGGGCTCGCGACCGGAGACCTGGGCACTTCCTATGTCAATAATATTGCGGTGGCCGAGTTGATTGGCGGGCGCTTCGTCAACACGATGCGGCTCGCCGGCGTAACCACTCTAATCGCCGTACCACTTGCGCTGACGCTCGGCATCACGGCCGCGATGTACAGGGGATCGCTTTATGATCGCATCGTCACGGTCGGCACCATCGGCGTAATTTCCGTCCCGGAATTCATGATTGCGACGGCGGCCGTTCTCATCTTCTCGGTCTATCTCAAATGGCTTCCCGCACTTTCGATCGCCAGCGATGTCACATCCATCGGGCAGATGCTGAAGATTTACGCCATGCCGGTCATCACGCTGACCTTCGTGGTCTCGGCACAGATGATCCGCATGACGCGCGCCGCCGTGATCGAGACAATCGACACCCCCTATGTCGAGGCCGCGCTCCTTAAGGGCGCATCACGGCCCCGCATGGTCCTGCGCCATGCCTTGCCGAATGCGGTCGGCCCGATCGTCAATGCGATCGCACTGTCCCTCTCCTACCTCGTCGGCGGCGTCATCATCGTCGAAACGATCTTCAACTATCCGGGCGTCGCCAAGCTGATGGTCGACGGCGTCGAAACCCGCGACCTGCCGCTCATCCAGTCCTGCGCGATGATCTTCTGTTTCGGCTACCTGCTCTTGATCACGCTTGCCGACATCATTGCCATTCTTGCAAATCCGAGGCTGCGCTGA
- a CDS encoding ABC transporter substrate-binding protein produces MSDKIINWTGNDDAMVEDAIRRGATRRELLHMMLAGGVALSAGGLVLGHASNVVAATPTKGGHLKAAGWSASTADTLDPAKASLSTDYVRCCALYNRLTFLDKDGITQMELAESIKTADAKVWTVKLRSGVTFHDGKTLSSADVVFSLKRHLDPDVGSKVNSIAKQITGIKAVDPLTVEITLANPNADLPTILAMHHFMIVQDGTTDFSKGIGTGAFKVETFQPGVKSVFVKNPDYFKAGGANIDSFEYFAISDDTARVNALLSGDVHLAASITPRSMKLVESQPGFVLSQTTSGNYTDLNIRLDMEPGSKADFIQGMKYLVNREQIKKSVLRGLAEVANDQPISAANIYHNAELKAKAYDPEKAKFHFEKSGLLGQSIPIVASDAATASVDMATLVQQAGSEIGMKFDIQRVPSDGYWSNYWLKAPVHFGNINPRPTADILFSLLYASDAPWNESHYKSEKFDKMLVEARGSLDETQRKTIYGEMQVMVAEEAGTVIPVYISNVDAISGKLKGLEANPLGGQMGYAFAEYVWLEA; encoded by the coding sequence ATGAGCGACAAGATTATCAACTGGACCGGAAATGACGACGCGATGGTCGAAGACGCCATCCGTCGCGGCGCGACACGCCGCGAACTTCTTCACATGATGCTCGCCGGCGGCGTTGCGCTCTCGGCCGGCGGCCTCGTCCTCGGCCACGCATCCAATGTTGTCGCCGCCACGCCGACGAAGGGCGGCCATCTGAAGGCAGCCGGATGGTCGGCATCGACCGCCGACACGCTCGACCCGGCCAAGGCGTCGCTGTCGACGGACTATGTCCGTTGCTGCGCCCTCTACAACCGCCTGACCTTCCTCGACAAGGACGGCATCACCCAGATGGAGCTCGCCGAAAGCATCAAGACGGCAGATGCAAAGGTCTGGACGGTCAAGCTGCGCTCGGGCGTGACATTCCACGACGGCAAGACGCTGTCTTCCGCCGACGTCGTCTTCTCGCTGAAGCGGCACCTTGATCCGGACGTCGGCTCGAAGGTCAATTCGATCGCCAAGCAGATCACCGGCATTAAGGCCGTGGACCCGCTGACCGTCGAGATCACGCTCGCCAATCCGAACGCCGACCTGCCGACGATCCTGGCCATGCATCACTTCATGATCGTGCAGGACGGCACCACCGACTTCTCCAAGGGTATCGGCACCGGGGCATTCAAGGTCGAGACCTTCCAGCCGGGCGTGAAGTCCGTCTTCGTGAAGAACCCGGACTACTTCAAGGCCGGCGGGGCCAACATCGACTCCTTCGAGTATTTCGCCATCAGCGACGACACCGCTCGCGTCAACGCGCTTCTCTCGGGTGACGTTCATCTTGCGGCATCGATCACACCGCGTTCGATGAAACTCGTCGAAAGCCAGCCGGGCTTCGTGTTGTCCCAGACGACCTCGGGCAACTACACCGACCTCAACATCCGCCTCGACATGGAACCGGGCAGCAAGGCGGATTTCATCCAGGGCATGAAATACCTGGTCAACCGGGAGCAGATCAAGAAGTCGGTCCTGCGCGGGCTCGCCGAGGTGGCGAACGATCAACCGATCTCCGCCGCAAACATCTACCACAATGCCGAACTCAAGGCCAAAGCCTACGACCCCGAGAAGGCCAAGTTCCACTTCGAGAAGTCCGGTCTCCTCGGCCAGTCCATTCCGATCGTCGCATCGGATGCCGCCACGGCCTCGGTCGACATGGCCACCCTCGTCCAGCAGGCCGGCAGCGAGATCGGTATGAAGTTCGACATCCAGCGCGTGCCTTCCGACGGCTATTGGTCGAACTATTGGCTCAAGGCGCCGGTCCATTTCGGCAACATCAACCCGCGCCCGACGGCGGACATCCTCTTCTCGCTGCTCTACGCCTCCGATGCGCCCTGGAACGAAAGCCACTACAAGTCGGAGAAATTCGACAAGATGCTGGTCGAGGCCCGCGGCTCGCTGGACGAAACCCAGCGCAAGACAATCTATGGCGAGATGCAGGTCATGGTCGCCGAGGAAGCCGGCACGGTGATCCCCGTCTACATCTCGAACGTCGACGCGATCTCCGGCAAGCTGAAGGGCCTCGAGGCCAATCCGCTCGGCGGCCAGATGGGCTACGCCTTCGCCGAATATGTCTGGCTCGAAGCCTGA